One window of Oceanivirga salmonicida genomic DNA carries:
- the ytvI gene encoding sporulation integral membrane protein YtvI: MGKFDIKRLSGILYVIAILLLLFITFKLMIFLLPFVIAAMIVSIVKPIINYLERKTHISSKIINPIVLILFYLIIGGLIVLLFSKIIYEGYKFGTFLIESQNMIENQIENIVDIIVEKLDFLPNYMIDFINNFIDTIIDITSKYFIPVIKSGLGILSSLPKLIIFFVITVLSSFFMLKDEKIIEGFLKKQIPKTWLSKFYEIKEGVFKMLMIYLRTQLILTLLCFVELIIGLNLINIFIHHINYVLLFAFIIGVVDALPMIGAAAVIMPWAFMEVFLNGNYVFALSLLALNLTITLIRQTLEPKLMSKGAKINPLLTLIAMYSGFRVFGIIGFLIGPVIMSILKIVFYEEIQYGFFKFLINEKK; the protein is encoded by the coding sequence ATGGGTAAATTTGATATTAAAAGATTAAGTGGAATATTATATGTCATTGCAATTTTGCTGTTATTATTCATAACATTCAAGTTAATGATATTTTTATTACCATTTGTTATAGCAGCTATGATAGTAAGTATAGTAAAACCTATTATCAATTATTTAGAAAGAAAAACACATATAAGTAGTAAAATAATTAATCCAATAGTATTAATATTGTTTTATTTAATAATAGGTGGATTAATAGTTTTATTATTTTCAAAAATAATCTATGAAGGGTATAAATTTGGGACATTTTTAATAGAATCACAAAATATGATAGAAAATCAAATAGAAAATATAGTTGATATAATAGTCGAAAAATTAGATTTTTTACCAAATTATATGATAGATTTTATAAATAATTTTATTGATACAATTATAGATATTACTAGTAAATATTTTATTCCTGTAATTAAATCAGGATTAGGAATTTTAAGTTCATTACCTAAACTTATAATATTTTTTGTAATTACAGTACTTTCATCATTTTTTATGTTAAAAGATGAAAAAATTATAGAAGGTTTTTTGAAAAAACAAATTCCTAAAACATGGTTAAGTAAATTTTATGAAATAAAAGAGGGTGTTTTTAAAATGTTAATGATTTATTTGAGAACACAATTAATATTAACACTTTTATGTTTCGTAGAATTAATAATAGGGCTTAATTTAATAAATATATTTATACATCACATAAATTATGTATTACTATTTGCATTTATAATTGGAGTAGTTGATGCATTACCTATGATAGGAGCAGCAGCAGTAATAATGCCATGGGCATTTATGGAAGTATTTTTAAATGGAAATTATGTATTTGCATTATCTTTATTGGCATTAAATTTAACAATAACACTTATAAGACAAACATTAGAACCAAAACTTATGAGTAAAGGTGCTAAAATTAATCCATTATTAACATTAATAGCAATGTATAGTGGATTTAGAGTATTTGGGATAATAGGATTTTTAATAGGACCAGTAATTATGTCTATATTAAAAATAGTATTTTATGAAGAGATACAATATGGATTTTTCAAGTTTTTAATAAATGAAAAAAAATAA
- the mltG gene encoding endolytic transglycosylase MltG: MKKILRIIKIIFLLFVMFVSYAIYVVGIQTHNTKNKELKVKKGDLISNIYGNLNIKYGIIDRIFFKINKEYEIVKVGRYMFDRNLTKYELIKVLHMSKPNNINVTIPEGFTSEQVLERIASSGLATKKELLETLKNYNFYYKHNEVFEGYFFPDTYYFNEEDTPKEIFDKIFGHFLEKYPIRVYDKDKFYDILILASIIEKEAGGSDDRTKISAVFHNRLKINMLLQSDATLKYGLKRNIYKSDLMSSNSKYNTYKHKGLTPTPISNPGEESIYAAMNPAKIESLYFFMHEGKTYYSKTHEEHLRKRKESGHIK; this comes from the coding sequence ATGAAAAAAATTCTAAGAATAATAAAAATAATATTTTTATTATTTGTAATGTTTGTGTCGTATGCTATTTATGTAGTAGGAATACAAACTCACAACACTAAAAATAAAGAATTAAAAGTTAAAAAAGGAGATTTAATTTCGAATATCTATGGAAATTTAAATATAAAGTATGGTATAATAGACAGAATCTTTTTCAAAATAAATAAGGAATATGAAATTGTAAAAGTGGGAAGATATATGTTTGATAGAAATTTAACTAAATATGAACTAATAAAAGTTTTACACATGTCTAAACCGAATAATATAAATGTAACTATACCAGAAGGTTTTACTTCTGAACAAGTATTAGAAAGAATAGCATCATCAGGATTAGCAACAAAAAAAGAATTACTAGAAACACTTAAAAATTATAATTTTTATTATAAACATAATGAAGTATTTGAAGGCTATTTTTTCCCTGACACATATTATTTTAATGAAGAAGATACTCCAAAAGAAATATTTGATAAAATATTTGGGCATTTTTTAGAAAAATACCCTATTCGTGTTTACGATAAAGATAAGTTTTATGATATATTAATATTGGCTTCAATAATTGAAAAAGAAGCTGGAGGCAGTGATGATAGAACTAAAATATCTGCTGTATTTCATAATAGACTTAAAATTAATATGCTTTTACAGTCGGATGCAACTTTAAAATATGGTTTGAAAAGAAATATTTATAAAAGTGATTTAATGAGTTCTAATTCTAAGTATAATACATATAAACATAAAGGTTTAACACCAACTCCTATATCAAATCCAGGAGAAGAAAGTATTTATGCAGCAATGAATCCTGCAAAAATTGAAAGTTTATATTTCTTTATGCATGAAGGGAAAACGTATTATTCGAAAACACACGAAGAACATTTAAGAAAAAGAAAAGAAAGCGGGCATATAAAATGA